A window of the Gossypium arboreum isolate Shixiya-1 chromosome 2, ASM2569848v2, whole genome shotgun sequence genome harbors these coding sequences:
- the LOC108481591 gene encoding uncharacterized protein LOC108481591: protein MLSTLQNFDNGGEGVAHPDDDRNTKKVRFKVNGVEEDTSMAVDHEPQPSMTWKEKLLGVHGAASESVRDGPSVDNENEFELLEGDVNMSIIDGIPVIDFSGRVKEILFKEMELTIIDPNDYNRVLSQGPWTVYSQYLTVQPWTKHFSPLQPYPSVVLGWIRLLNLPGYLYKRKIIEAISGLIGKVLVDGIAQRVEYEALPTVCFTCGNYGKVKEMCNSAVSSQNLTGLANKTDKPHADLTTVADSTPVDSIDREKLISVNREKGPEFES from the exons ATGCTCTCAACTTTGCAAAATTTCGATAACGGTGGGGAGGGAGTCGCTCACCCCGACGATGATCGAAATACCAAAAAAGTAAGGTTTAAAGTGAATGGTGTTGAGGAAGACACTTCTATGGCTGTGGATCACGAACCACAACCCAGTATGACATGGAAAGAAAAATTGCTAGGGGTCCATGGTGCTGCTTCCGAATCTGTTCGTGATGGGCCTTCTGTAGATAATGAGAATGAATTCGAACTACTTGAAGGGGACGTCAATATGTCAATCATTGATGGGATTCCTGTTATCGATTTTTCGGGTCGTGTAAAGGAAATCCTCTTCAAAGAAATGGAGTTGACTATCATT GATCCTAATGACTATAACAGAGTTTTATCTCAGGGTCCGTGGACAGTTTATAGTCAGTATCTGACCGTACAACCATGGACTAAACATTTCAGCCCCTTGCAACCTTACCCGAGTGTTGTGCTAGGGTGGATACGATTGCTTAATCTCCCGGGATATCTTTATAAAAGGAAGATCATCGAAGCCATCAGTGGCCTCATTGGGAAG GTCCTTGTTGACGGAATTGCTCAACGTGTTGAATACGAAGCCCTCCCGACCGTGTGCTTCACTTGTGGCAATTATGGTAAAGTAAAGGAGATGTGTAATTCGGCTGTGTCAAGCCAAAACCTCACGGGACTAGCGAACAAAACAGATAAACCTCATGCTGATCTAACGACCGTGGCGGACTCTACTCCGGTGGATAGCATAGATAGGGAAAAATTAATTTCCGTTAACAGAGAAAAGGGCCCAGAATTTGAGTCGTAG